Genomic segment of uncultured Methanobrevibacter sp.:
TTGATGAACTTCTTAAGGGGAGTTCTCATATTGTGGAGTTTATAGTATCCAAATTCCTTTCCTCCATTTCTTAAAATCCTTTTAAACTTTCTTTCATAGGCTTTAGAATCAATCATGGATTCTGTGCTGAATTGCTTGATGAAGTTGTATTTGAGTTTAGGGTCTTTTTTGAATTCTTTTTTTAGGAATTTCTTAAGTTTTGACTCGGATATTACCTTCAAATCTGCGCTGATGTCAATGTCTGCAATTTTTTCATGTTCATTGTCATCTGCGAAGTCTTCCAAGATTTCGGGAAATTCTTCTAAAAAATACAGCACTCCAGCCTCATGTGCGCAGGATGATTTTTTGGAACAGCTGCAGGACATGTCGAATAGTAAGTTGTCCTGCAAAACAAGTTCAACATTGAACTCATTTTTTGATTTGATACTTGCTTTGAAAGTGTAGCCATCATAGCTAATATTTTCAACATTGTTTTTGTATTTAAGTCCTTGTTTTAATGTTTTTTCATTGAAATTGTTTTTCCAACAGTTCATGTTTACCTCCTGGATGTGGGCGTATTATGCTCCACTGACTTTTTGGATATATGGTATCTTGCTGAATATGTATGGGAGCAGCCAGGATAGGAATATAGTTGCAATAAACATCAATGGGAACAGTAATGTGGAATGAGGATTGATTTTTGACATGAACATGATTACGATGACATGTGAGAAGAACATTCCATAGCTGCAGAGGCTTATTGAACTGATTGCTTTTCCTATAAAATTGTTTTTAATTGAGTTGAATTTGTTTTCCTTGTCGAGGTATTCGATAAGCACATACATTCCGATTCCCATGAATGCGATGATGATATTCTGATACATCAGGGTAAGTGTTGAAAATCCATAGGTTCTATCAGCATATACGAAAACGGCCAGTGAAACGATGAGAATTATCAGTCCGATTATCCACATCTTTCTGTTGCTGTATTTGAACTGTTTTGTAGACAGGTAATAACCTAAAACAGGATAACCGATAAATCCTGCAAAGTAATCAAGTTTAAAGTATGGAAATAGTGGATATAGGTTAAATGTGTTCAGTATTAGAAATATGAACCAGATAGCTAAGAAATATTTACAGCCTTTTTCACCATATTCCCTAATGAAAACGTTAATCAGTGGTATGGCCAGATAGATTCCAATCAAAGTCCAGAAATACCACATTATGGAAGGATTTCCAATGAATACGTTCCACATGTAGGAGTATGGCTTGTGGAAATAGAAATTTGTCAGTGTGATTAATATCATCCAGAAGATAAACGGATAGATTATTCTGGCAAATCTTCTTTTCAGAAAGTCTCCGAGGCTGGGATAATCTCTATTTAAAAGTAGGGCTCCACTGATCATCAAAAATATCGGAACACCTATTCTTCCAATGTCATGGAAGGTTGTTCTTAGGATTTCTTCAGTTGGAAGAGCAACTGGGCCAAAATAGAAGTCAACATGACAGATTATCACGGCTATGATTGCGAATGCCCTTAAAAAGTCGTAGTAAAATATTCTATCTTTTTTGACTGCCATATTATCACTTGTTTTTGCCTAAAATCTCTTTTATAATATACATATCGTCATCATCGAAGACTCTTAATAAGTAAACTACTCCAAAGTAAATTATTATTCCTGCTGGAATTGCTACTAACATATTTAAGTTTAGGTAATGAAGTGCAATTCCTAAAATTCCCGCCCCTGTTATGATTTTTATTAAATCATAATATAACTTCTTGTTAGGTTTATATCCTATTTTATGGATTACATATTTTTGTATAATTACAATTAAAATATCGCTTATTACGGTTGTCATTGCTGCTCCAATATAAGAAAATCTTGGAATTAAAATGAAGTTTAGAATGATATTAAAAACTGCGGCAATAGCATATATTTTTGTAACGGTGACTTCTTTATGTGCTGATTGTAATAGTATATTTCCTGGGCTTGCAACAAATAAAAGACAAACTGTCCAAATCAAGATGGATAATGTTGGAGCTGAATCAATGTATTCTGGACCATAAATCAATAATATTATATCTGTTGAATAAATCATGGTAGCCATGGCCAAGGGTATCAT
This window contains:
- a CDS encoding acyltransferase, which gives rise to MAVKKDRIFYYDFLRAFAIIAVIICHVDFYFGPVALPTEEILRTTFHDIGRIGVPIFLMISGALLLNRDYPSLGDFLKRRFARIIYPFIFWMILITLTNFYFHKPYSYMWNVFIGNPSIMWYFWTLIGIYLAIPLINVFIREYGEKGCKYFLAIWFIFLILNTFNLYPLFPYFKLDYFAGFIGYPVLGYYLSTKQFKYSNRKMWIIGLIILIVSLAVFVYADRTYGFSTLTLMYQNIIIAFMGIGMYVLIEYLDKENKFNSIKNNFIGKAISSISLCSYGMFFSHVIVIMFMSKINPHSTLLFPLMFIATIFLSWLLPYIFSKIPYIQKVSGA